A single window of Candidatus Aminicenantes bacterium DNA harbors:
- a CDS encoding pyridoxal phosphate-dependent aminotransferase: MPKRLKIDHLFAVKTYPDDVEINFSFSNMEFLLRPDELPFTRESIQLHAFAGDARVGSRQLLDTLSRTEKVPGENIFLSLGTSLANFILWSVLLKRGDEVLIEFPAYEPMFKVPAYLGAKIRFFKRDSLDFSLSVEAIASVLSEKTRMIILTDSHNPSGNQISREVLHYLKGLNQERKIVVFIDEVYGKFYRERSLFNEYPEFVVTSSLSKFYGLGSLRVGWAFAPAPIVEKARDFSDYLTPEIPFPPLYLAHLLLESPILAELERRVRQRIKTSRGIISAFFDRTDFLSCYIPKNGLLFFPEVKSMVDVKKFHERLYTKYRMVVTEGRFFQMAQHFRMAGVCAPETLSQGLQRLEEALKDSL; encoded by the coding sequence ATGCCCAAGAGACTGAAAATCGATCATCTGTTCGCGGTGAAAACTTATCCCGACGACGTCGAGATCAATTTTTCCTTTTCCAACATGGAGTTCCTGCTCCGGCCCGACGAGCTGCCCTTCACCCGGGAATCGATCCAGCTGCATGCGTTCGCCGGAGACGCCCGCGTCGGCAGCCGCCAGCTGCTGGATACCCTGAGCCGGACGGAAAAGGTTCCCGGCGAAAATATTTTCCTGTCATTGGGAACCAGCCTGGCCAACTTCATCCTCTGGTCGGTGCTGCTGAAACGCGGCGACGAGGTGCTGATCGAATTTCCCGCTTACGAGCCCATGTTCAAGGTCCCGGCCTACCTGGGGGCGAAGATCCGTTTTTTCAAGCGCGATTCGCTCGACTTTTCCCTGAGCGTGGAGGCCATCGCCTCCGTCCTGTCGGAAAAGACCCGGATGATCATCCTGACCGATTCGCACAACCCTTCCGGCAACCAGATTTCCAGGGAAGTCCTGCACTATCTCAAGGGGCTGAACCAGGAAAGAAAAATCGTTGTTTTCATCGACGAGGTATACGGCAAGTTCTACCGTGAACGGTCGCTTTTCAACGAATATCCCGAATTCGTGGTCACAAGTTCCCTTTCGAAATTCTACGGCCTGGGTTCCCTGCGCGTCGGCTGGGCTTTCGCACCGGCGCCGATCGTGGAGAAGGCCCGCGATTTCAGCGATTACCTGACGCCGGAAATTCCGTTCCCGCCGCTGTACCTGGCCCATCTCCTGCTGGAGAGCCCCATCCTGGCCGAGCTGGAACGGCGCGTGCGCCAGCGCATCAAAACCAGCCGCGGGATCATCAGCGCCTTCTTTGATCGGACCGATTTCCTCTCCTGCTACATTCCCAAGAACGGGCTGCTGTTCTTTCCGGAAGTCAAAAGCATGGTGGACGTGAAAAAATTCCATGAGCGGCTGTACACAAAATACCGCATGGTGGTCACCGAGGGCCGCTTTTTCCAGATGGCGCAGCATTTCCGCATGGCCGGAGTCTGCGCCCCCGAAACGCTTTCCCAGGGGCTGCAGCGGCTGGAGGAAGCCTTAAAAGATTCGCTGTAA
- a CDS encoding CopG family transcriptional regulator, whose amino-acid sequence MEKDRVTLKIPRPLYKKLQTVIEGSGFRSVNEFVVYVLRDLVSLRQGETEKDLSKDEIEAIKQRLKNLGYF is encoded by the coding sequence ATGGAAAAAGACAGGGTCACACTAAAAATCCCCCGGCCGCTGTACAAAAAACTGCAGACCGTGATCGAAGGCAGCGGTTTCCGCAGCGTGAACGAATTCGTGGTCTATGTGCTGCGCGACCTGGTTTCCCTGCGCCAGGGAGAAACGGAAAAAGATCTTTCCAAGGACGAAATCGAAGCCATCAAGCAGCGATTGAAAAATCTCGGTTATTTTTGA
- a CDS encoding glycosyltransferase, protein MTQRVAIIHDWLNGMRGGEKVLEEILKLYPDADLFTLFYEPEKVSPLIRSKRVFASALNRRSFIRRHYQPFLPWFPRHIEAFDLREYPLVISSSHCVAKGVIPAPDARHVSYIHSPMRYAWDQYYAYFAGAGYWRRKIIQREISRLRVWDVCSAARVDDFIANSDFVRQRIEKYYRRKATVIHPPVDVDFFRPTAKPSRDYLLLVAALVPYKNIGLVIEACRQLGERLVIVGRGPEERKLQRAAGPGCEFHRALSNETLRELYQNAAAFVFAGVEDFGIALAESQACATPVVALDRGGARDIVKDGVSGVLFGEASVAALKKAIQDCRRLNVEPAAVREASLRFSADRFRSQFERFVNKKNDD, encoded by the coding sequence ATGACTCAAAGAGTAGCGATCATTCACGACTGGCTGAACGGCATGCGCGGCGGCGAGAAGGTTCTGGAAGAAATTCTGAAGCTCTACCCGGACGCCGACCTGTTCACCCTGTTTTACGAGCCTGAAAAGGTCTCGCCCCTGATCCGCTCCAAGCGCGTGTTCGCTTCGGCGCTCAACCGCCGCTCGTTCATCCGCCGGCATTACCAGCCTTTTCTGCCCTGGTTTCCCCGCCACATCGAGGCCTTCGACCTGCGCGAGTACCCCCTGGTGATCAGCAGTTCGCACTGCGTGGCCAAGGGGGTGATCCCGGCGCCGGATGCCCGGCACGTCAGCTACATCCATTCCCCGATGCGTTACGCCTGGGATCAGTATTATGCCTATTTTGCCGGCGCGGGCTATTGGCGCAGAAAAATCATTCAAAGGGAAATATCCCGCCTCCGCGTCTGGGATGTCTGCAGCGCCGCCCGGGTCGATGACTTCATCGCCAATTCCGACTTCGTCCGCCAGCGCATCGAAAAGTATTACCGGCGAAAGGCAACGGTCATTCACCCGCCGGTGGATGTCGATTTTTTCCGGCCAACGGCCAAGCCGAGCCGCGATTACCTGCTGCTGGTAGCGGCCCTGGTTCCCTACAAGAACATCGGCCTGGTTATCGAAGCCTGCCGGCAGCTGGGTGAAAGGCTGGTCATCGTCGGCCGCGGCCCCGAGGAAAGAAAATTGCAGCGGGCGGCCGGGCCGGGCTGCGAATTCCACCGGGCGCTGAGCAACGAGACGCTGCGCGAGCTGTACCAGAACGCCGCGGCATTCGTCTTTGCTGGAGTGGAGGATTTCGGCATCGCCTTGGCCGAGAGCCAGGCCTGCGCCACGCCGGTCGTCGCCCTGGACCGGGGCGGAGCCCGGGACATCGTCAAGGACGGGGTCAGCGGCGTCTTGTTCGGGGAAGCGAGCGTGGCGGCCTTGAAAAAAGCCATCCAGGATTGCCGACGCCTGAACGTTGAGCCGGCGGCGGTGCGCGAGGCCAGCCTGCGCTTTTCCGCGGATCGTTTCCGCAGCCAGTTCGAACGATTCGTCAATAAAAAGAACGATGATTAG
- a CDS encoding AAA family ATPase produces the protein MKSGPASRSFEGLNISAEFHPFLTHLSDLARARDRMPFIGRDNEIEAVMETLLRKLKKGVILVGKPGVGKTALITELAARINRGKVPDYLKGKIILELALNSFLYSRRSSDLLAKDFEKLFCQIKANRERVILFLDELQLQSVVGAAKPGKGNHLQELLKAHITSRDLPIIAAATPEDYYLYFKSDELIAANFSAIQLNEPEKSEMLEILAGVKAYFERYYGLRIPVRLFESIYTLAQRFIPARAFPDKAIELLDISCSKASLKKVKTLGIHFVYQSIAGISKLPIGIVQLDPQVHYRCLLDYLKAASVDQASALEEIARIIKLAKLETAVNGTRPQGIFLFLGPAGIGKSFVAARIAEYLFGSVEKLRRIDLAGFKKAEDMEKLIGGPDMESSGLLIQEIENHPFSVLLLENIDEAHPALLYFLGKALSKGELIDHLGKRHYLANIIVILSLSAIGEEKKDSTIGFVSGEPGSGSMIIAPKIMNVLDWVDEIIQFAPLQREHLQQIARIRLDEMTAELRERHGCRFTLEPELLDAIVAAAEASGRYAHAVGEFVERDIRLPVMDMITRTDKKLHLRIAIENKRVKIASV, from the coding sequence ATGAAAAGCGGGCCAGCGAGCCGAAGCTTTGAAGGATTGAATATCTCGGCCGAATTCCACCCCTTCCTGACCCATTTGAGCGATCTGGCCCGGGCCAGGGACCGCATGCCCTTCATCGGCAGGGACAACGAGATCGAAGCCGTGATGGAGACCCTGCTGCGCAAGCTGAAAAAGGGGGTCATCCTGGTGGGCAAGCCGGGCGTGGGCAAAACGGCCTTGATCACCGAACTGGCCGCGCGCATCAACCGCGGCAAGGTTCCTGATTATTTGAAGGGAAAAATCATTCTCGAACTGGCTTTGAATTCATTCCTCTATTCGCGCCGGTCGAGCGATCTGTTGGCCAAGGATTTCGAAAAACTATTTTGCCAGATCAAAGCCAACCGCGAACGGGTCATCCTTTTCCTCGATGAACTGCAGCTGCAATCGGTGGTCGGCGCCGCCAAGCCCGGGAAAGGCAACCATCTCCAGGAATTGCTGAAAGCCCACATCACCTCCCGCGACCTGCCGATCATCGCCGCCGCCACTCCCGAGGACTACTACTTGTATTTCAAGAGTGATGAGCTCATCGCCGCGAATTTTTCGGCCATCCAGCTCAATGAGCCCGAGAAAAGCGAGATGCTGGAAATCCTGGCCGGGGTCAAAGCCTACTTCGAACGGTACTACGGGCTGCGCATCCCGGTTCGCCTGTTCGAGTCGATCTACACCCTGGCGCAGCGCTTCATTCCAGCCAGGGCCTTCCCCGACAAGGCGATTGAGCTTCTGGATATCTCCTGCTCCAAGGCCTCGTTGAAAAAAGTAAAGACCCTGGGCATCCATTTCGTTTACCAGAGCATCGCCGGCATTTCCAAGCTGCCGATCGGCATCGTTCAGCTGGATCCCCAGGTCCACTACCGCTGCCTGCTCGATTACCTGAAGGCGGCCTCGGTCGACCAGGCCAGCGCCCTTGAGGAAATCGCGCGGATCATCAAGCTGGCGAAGCTGGAAACGGCCGTCAACGGGACGAGGCCGCAGGGAATATTCCTGTTCCTGGGGCCGGCCGGGATCGGCAAGAGCTTCGTGGCCGCGCGCATCGCCGAATACCTTTTCGGCAGCGTGGAAAAATTGCGCCGCATCGACCTGGCCGGCTTTAAAAAAGCCGAGGACATGGAAAAATTGATCGGCGGCCCGGACATGGAAAGCTCGGGCCTGCTGATCCAGGAGATCGAAAACCACCCGTTCTCGGTCCTGCTCCTTGAAAACATCGACGAAGCGCATCCGGCGCTTCTCTATTTCCTGGGCAAGGCCCTGAGCAAGGGTGAGCTCATCGACCACCTGGGCAAAAGGCACTACTTGGCCAATATCATCGTCATCCTGAGCCTGTCCGCGATCGGCGAGGAAAAAAAGGATTCAACCATCGGTTTCGTCAGCGGCGAACCCGGTTCGGGATCGATGATCATCGCCCCGAAGATCATGAATGTCCTGGACTGGGTCGACGAGATCATCCAGTTCGCTCCCTTGCAGCGCGAGCATCTGCAGCAGATCGCCAGGATCCGTCTCGATGAAATGACCGCTGAGTTGCGCGAGCGCCACGGCTGCCGCTTCACCCTGGAGCCGGAGTTGCTGGACGCGATCGTCGCTGCGGCCGAGGCGTCCGGGCGTTACGCCCACGCCGTCGGCGAGTTCGTCGAGCGCGACATCCGCTTGCCGGTCATGGACATGATCACCCGGACCGACAAGAAATTGCATCTGCGCATCGCCATAGAAAACAAGCGGGTCAAGATCGCATCCGTCTGA
- a CDS encoding phosphate ABC transporter ATP-binding protein translates to MEYRTHISVQDLNVFYRQQQVLKDITLNIPDRKITAIIGPSGCGKTTLLKSFNRLIDSIEGVVISGKVLVDDENILDPKTEVTHIRKKMGLLLQKPYPLPMSIYDNVAYGPRINGIKDRKRLDAIVELYLKKASLWDEVRGRLRQPASMLSVGQQQRLCLARGLAVEPEIILGDEPTSALDPQSSRRIEQTFFELKQDYTIVIVTHILRQARRMADYVVFLYLGELIEHGPAAEIFENPKKELTKEYIKGLIS, encoded by the coding sequence ATGGAATACCGGACCCATATCAGCGTGCAGGACCTGAACGTCTTTTACCGCCAGCAACAGGTGTTGAAGGATATCACCCTGAACATCCCCGACCGCAAGATCACCGCCATTATCGGGCCTTCGGGCTGCGGCAAGACCACGCTGCTGAAGTCGTTCAACCGCTTGATCGATTCGATCGAAGGGGTGGTGATTTCCGGGAAAGTCCTGGTCGACGACGAAAACATCCTCGACCCCAAAACCGAGGTCACCCATATCCGGAAAAAAATGGGCTTGCTGCTGCAGAAGCCCTATCCGCTGCCCATGTCCATCTACGACAACGTCGCCTATGGCCCGCGCATCAATGGCATCAAGGACAGGAAACGACTGGATGCGATCGTGGAGCTCTATTTGAAAAAAGCAAGCCTCTGGGACGAAGTGCGCGGCCGGCTGCGCCAGCCGGCCTCCATGCTCTCGGTCGGCCAGCAGCAGCGCCTCTGCCTGGCCCGCGGCCTGGCGGTGGAGCCCGAAATCATTCTCGGCGACGAACCGACCTCGGCGCTCGATCCGCAGTCGAGCCGGAGGATCGAGCAGACGTTCTTCGAATTAAAGCAGGACTACACCATCGTCATCGTCACCCACATCCTGCGCCAGGCGCGGCGCATGGCCGACTATGTCGTCTTCCTTTACCTGGGCGAATTGATCGAGCACGGGCCGGCGGCTGAGATTTTCGAAAACCCCAAAAAAGAATTGACCAAGGAATACATCAAGGGCCTGATCAGCTAG
- the pstA gene encoding phosphate ABC transporter permease PstA, whose translation MERRNIEEKIFKGLMILSTLLILSCLLVILLTIVIKGLPHLNLAMITQSPQGGYYLGKGGGILNAIVGSLYLAGGATFLAILFSLPVALYLNVYAKPDSKFVSLCRFAFDVLCGVPSIVYGAFGFSIMVFFGLRASLLGGIVAIALLILPMMIRAMDEVIRLVPRELLEASYALGATRLETALKVVARQALPGILTAVLIAFGRGIGDAAAVIFTTGFTDAVPDILHPVATLLRPAATLPLAIFFQLSVPIPEVQGRAYASALILTILILVISLAARLLSRKLTRHVVK comes from the coding sequence ATGGAACGCCGCAATATCGAAGAAAAAATTTTCAAGGGACTGATGATCCTCTCCACCCTGCTGATCCTTTCCTGCCTGCTGGTGATCCTGTTGACCATCGTCATCAAAGGCCTGCCGCACTTGAACCTGGCCATGATTACGCAATCTCCGCAAGGCGGCTATTATTTAGGCAAGGGCGGCGGCATATTGAACGCCATCGTCGGCTCGCTGTACCTGGCCGGCGGAGCGACTTTTCTGGCTATCCTGTTCAGTCTTCCGGTGGCTTTGTATCTGAACGTCTATGCCAAACCCGACTCCAAATTCGTATCGTTGTGCCGCTTCGCCTTCGACGTTTTGTGCGGCGTCCCCTCGATCGTCTACGGCGCTTTCGGTTTCTCCATCATGGTCTTTTTCGGCCTGCGCGCGTCGCTGCTGGGCGGGATCGTCGCCATCGCCCTGCTGATCCTGCCGATGATGATCCGCGCCATGGATGAAGTGATCCGCCTGGTGCCGCGCGAACTTCTGGAAGCTTCCTATGCCCTGGGCGCCACCCGGCTGGAAACGGCGCTGAAAGTCGTAGCCCGCCAGGCGCTGCCCGGCATCCTGACCGCTGTGCTGATCGCCTTCGGGCGCGGCATTGGGGACGCCGCGGCCGTAATTTTCACCACCGGTTTTACCGATGCTGTCCCCGATATCCTGCACCCCGTGGCCACCTTGCTGCGCCCCGCCGCCACGTTGCCGCTGGCCATTTTTTTCCAGCTCAGCGTTCCCATCCCCGAAGTCCAGGGCCGGGCGTACGCCTCGGCGCTGATCTTGACCATCCTGATCCTGGTCATCAGCCTGGCCGCCCGCCTGCTGTCCAGAAAGCTGACGCGGCACGTCGTCAAATAG
- the pstC gene encoding phosphate ABC transporter permease subunit PstC: MSNFQFRRRVKDVVAGKTMLLLTVAAAAIILLMIAGLYLKSRPILADQPLAKLLFSSRWHPLRGEFGFLAFIMGTLWVTGVAVLIAVPLCLLTAIYLSEYAHSRVREWVKPLIDILAGIPSVVFGVWGILVVVPLIKDHLAPLFNSFSTGYSVLAGGIVLAIMIFPIIIHVALEVLRAVPQEVREASLALGATRWQTIKHVVMRKALPGVAAAIVLGISRAFGETMAVLMVVGNVPRIPASVLDPAYPLPALIANNYGEMLSIPLYDSALLLAALVLLLVILIFNVLSRMILARVEMSIR; the protein is encoded by the coding sequence ATGAGTAACTTTCAGTTCCGCCGCCGCGTCAAGGACGTAGTGGCCGGCAAGACCATGCTGCTGCTCACGGTGGCCGCGGCGGCCATCATCCTGCTGATGATCGCCGGCCTCTATCTGAAATCCAGGCCCATCCTGGCCGACCAGCCCCTGGCCAAACTGTTGTTTTCGAGCCGCTGGCATCCGCTGCGCGGCGAATTCGGCTTCCTGGCTTTCATTATGGGCACGTTGTGGGTAACCGGCGTGGCCGTGCTGATCGCCGTCCCCCTGTGTCTGCTGACCGCGATCTACCTTTCCGAATACGCCCACTCGCGCGTCAGGGAATGGGTGAAGCCGCTAATCGACATCCTGGCCGGCATCCCTTCCGTGGTTTTCGGGGTCTGGGGAATCCTGGTGGTCGTCCCCCTGATCAAGGACCACCTGGCGCCCCTTTTCAACTCTTTCTCGACCGGATACAGCGTTCTGGCCGGAGGCATCGTTCTGGCCATCATGATCTTTCCCATCATCATCCACGTCGCCCTGGAGGTCCTGCGCGCCGTCCCGCAGGAGGTGCGGGAAGCGTCGCTGGCCCTAGGCGCGACCCGCTGGCAGACCATCAAGCACGTGGTCATGCGCAAGGCCCTTCCCGGCGTGGCCGCCGCGATCGTGCTCGGAATTTCCCGGGCCTTTGGCGAAACCATGGCCGTGCTGATGGTGGTTGGCAATGTCCCGCGCATCCCCGCCTCCGTCCTTGACCCGGCCTACCCGTTGCCGGCGCTGATCGCCAACAATTACGGCGAGATGCTGTCCATTCCCCTGTACGATTCGGCCCTGCTGCTGGCCGCGCTGGTCCTGCTGCTGGTGATCCTGATTTTCAATGTCCTGTCCAGGATGATCCTGGCCCGGGTCGAGATGAGCATCCGCTGA
- a CDS encoding IPT/TIG domain-containing protein, with amino-acid sequence MRKRRVVLYISIVFLFASLGCSKKDDSVSPTITSFNPKKGTMGSQVTVTGTNFNTEKSGNTVKMNNIIAVVTSASVGELNVIVPEGATTGKISLTIGSATTTSTDDFTVTDFENKFVVRGLLVHFDDRAVSTGYYTGQLIRNLNAFESPLGHTVAEEVSLQLEEMKKIGVNTITVDILTASESWSDPFTYPICSVHPVQGFTYPVPAQSDLSNLVALFDLIHSKQIKIILILTSTHMEEQPPFNNAQWINAILNTVKNHPALDLVVFGGNTRLVDSDGDGTTDQCGGAAEPPLWLGPGTVPANYVKWAIQNGMALGLPANRLSAECVVGYYIIEAESTTSPNIATAGHLWRPLKVMKQIFDELAVPENQRTYSVSFYQQRKCQNAHGVSCVDADPAAWAEETWKNVFEIIGRKNSRVIAVEMGLEKHDPNWTTEQAFESHIKLIKRYGVEGGCFWRWTFFSDSENNDPTLSTPVKKRGLPFDYYPVKDKMAQYYLAN; translated from the coding sequence ATGAGAAAGCGAAGAGTTGTTCTTTACATAAGTATAGTTTTTTTGTTTGCTTCTCTTGGATGCAGCAAGAAAGATGATTCCGTTTCTCCTACTATTACAAGCTTCAATCCCAAGAAAGGTACTATGGGTTCGCAGGTGACTGTAACTGGTACGAATTTTAACACAGAAAAATCAGGAAATACCGTCAAAATGAACAATATTATTGCTGTTGTGACGAGTGCTTCAGTGGGTGAACTCAATGTCATTGTTCCCGAGGGGGCCACGACGGGTAAAATTTCTTTAACAATCGGATCAGCAACAACTACGTCTACAGATGATTTCACAGTCACGGATTTTGAAAACAAATTTGTTGTGCGCGGTCTTCTTGTGCATTTTGACGATCGCGCCGTTTCGACCGGATATTATACCGGGCAGCTTATCAGAAATTTGAACGCCTTTGAGTCCCCACTAGGCCATACAGTTGCTGAAGAGGTGAGCCTCCAGCTTGAAGAAATGAAAAAAATTGGAGTGAACACAATCACTGTTGACATACTGACTGCTAGCGAGAGTTGGTCCGATCCATTCACATATCCCATCTGCAGTGTACACCCTGTACAAGGGTTTACTTATCCTGTTCCCGCGCAATCGGATCTCTCGAATTTGGTTGCCCTTTTTGATTTAATTCACAGCAAGCAAATAAAAATAATACTGATCCTCACGAGTACACACATGGAGGAGCAGCCTCCTTTTAACAATGCGCAATGGATCAATGCCATTTTGAACACGGTCAAAAACCATCCCGCTCTCGACTTGGTGGTATTTGGTGGGAATACTCGGTTGGTCGACAGCGACGGTGACGGAACAACGGATCAATGCGGGGGAGCTGCTGAACCGCCCCTATGGCTCGGCCCGGGAACTGTTCCGGCAAACTACGTCAAGTGGGCAATCCAAAACGGGATGGCCTTGGGCTTGCCGGCAAACAGACTTTCAGCGGAGTGTGTCGTGGGCTATTATATTATTGAGGCGGAATCGACTACGAGTCCCAACATTGCAACTGCTGGCCATTTGTGGCGTCCGCTGAAGGTCATGAAGCAAATATTTGATGAACTTGCCGTACCTGAAAACCAACGTACATATTCTGTTTCGTTTTATCAGCAGCGGAAATGCCAGAACGCCCATGGTGTCTCTTGCGTGGACGCTGATCCGGCTGCCTGGGCCGAAGAAACCTGGAAAAACGTTTTTGAAATTATTGGTAGAAAAAATTCCAGGGTAATTGCAGTGGAAATGGGACTGGAAAAGCATGATCCCAACTGGACGACTGAGCAAGCATTCGAAAGCCATATTAAATTGATAAAAAGGTACGGTGTTGAGGGCGGCTGTTTCTGGAGATGGACATTTTTTTCTGATAGCGAAAACAACGATCCAACATTGTCCACGCCTGTTAAAAAGAGAGGTTTGCCATTTGACTACTACCCGGTGAAGGATAAAATGGCACAATATTACCTTGCTAATTAA
- a CDS encoding sugar transferase, with translation MIRKKREQLARVYLLSDMLAIVLAFFSSFWLRFHLGLLGVPKGVPVLGGYLIIIPFLLFIQLAYFSYQGFYRFKLRRNRLDDLFLVILNSLISSIAVLLVFSYMKSYGFIRYEISHVFLAVYAPVSILFIFICRLLMFRIFNRVASARNGVSRILIAGQGDLAEMTAANLSKYKHFGLEIAGFLGPDPGADTLGDCADLKRVVKEHGITDLFIALPLKEYGTIMQLIETGNNLLLDIRLVPDILQLASLKAGLEHIEGLPIINLGDIPLEGWPALSKRLFDFVVSLAGLIFFLPLLALTALLLKLDSSGPVFHLQTRVGLDGRIFRMIKFRTMIRNAEKKTGPIWSPRNDPRVTRVGKVLRKLSIDELPTGQAHRIRYLLYSELDVAARPGDPFPDRTEIPVHRQEQLA, from the coding sequence ATGATTAGAAAAAAAAGAGAGCAGCTGGCCCGGGTGTACCTGCTAAGCGACATGCTGGCGATCGTGCTCGCTTTCTTCTCGTCGTTCTGGCTGCGTTTCCACCTCGGCCTGCTGGGCGTTCCAAAAGGAGTGCCGGTGCTCGGCGGCTATCTGATCATCATCCCGTTTTTGCTGTTCATCCAGCTGGCTTATTTTTCCTACCAGGGCTTCTACCGCTTCAAGCTGCGCCGTAACCGGCTCGACGATCTTTTCCTGGTCATCTTGAACAGCCTGATCTCGTCGATCGCGGTGCTGCTCGTTTTCAGCTATATGAAAAGCTACGGCTTCATCCGCTACGAGATTTCCCATGTTTTCCTGGCCGTCTACGCGCCGGTTTCGATCCTGTTCATTTTCATTTGCCGCCTGCTCATGTTCAGGATATTCAACCGGGTCGCTTCGGCGCGCAACGGGGTATCGCGGATCCTGATCGCCGGCCAGGGCGACCTGGCGGAAATGACCGCCGCCAACCTATCCAAGTACAAGCATTTCGGGCTGGAGATCGCCGGCTTCCTGGGCCCCGACCCCGGCGCCGATACGCTCGGGGACTGCGCAGACCTGAAACGGGTGGTGAAGGAGCACGGCATCACCGATCTTTTCATCGCCCTGCCGCTGAAGGAATACGGCACGATCATGCAGCTGATCGAGACGGGCAACAATCTGCTGCTCGACATCCGCCTGGTGCCCGACATCCTGCAGCTGGCGTCGTTGAAGGCCGGTCTGGAACACATCGAAGGGCTGCCGATCATCAACCTCGGCGACATTCCCCTCGAGGGCTGGCCGGCGCTGAGCAAACGGCTTTTTGATTTCGTGGTCAGCCTGGCCGGGTTGATTTTTTTCCTGCCGCTGCTGGCGCTAACGGCCCTGCTGTTGAAACTGGATTCCTCCGGGCCGGTTTTTCACCTGCAAACCAGGGTCGGCCTGGACGGCCGCATCTTCCGCATGATCAAGTTTCGGACCATGATCAGGAACGCCGAGAAGAAGACCGGCCCCATCTGGTCGCCCCGCAACGATCCGCGCGTGACACGGGTGGGGAAGGTGTTGCGCAAGCTGTCCATCGACGAGCTGCCCACTGGCCAAGCGCATCGAATTCGATATCTACTATATTCAGAACTGGACGTTGCAGCTCGACCTGGAGATCCTTTTCCGGACCGTACTGAAATTCCAGTTCATCGACAAGAACAATTAGCATGA